AGGAATGTTTGTCTTTTTTAAGCAAAGCTATCTGAAaagaataatatatataaaaaaaaaaaaaacccaacaaagggaaaaagtagttcaacaaGCTAAAGATCCAAGGAAACAGCAGCCAGCCCCGTCACATGGTTTCCCCATTTTCTCGTATCTTTTTTTAGGAAAGTATGTTCTATAGGGAGGGGCTGAGCAAtgcaaactgtcacaccccgacccgcaacGGAATTGGTGACCGTGGCATGATTGGTTGATCCAAAGCTTATGACTTGCTATTAAATGTTTTAAATAATCAATTAATCTATATTAAATGTTTTCACATAGAAAATAATCCAAATAAAACAATTATATATAAGACATTATTCATAACAATTAAACTTCATTAATCCGTTTCTTGTTAACTAAGGCCCATCTTATGTCCAATCTTCTCTTCATGCTTGATcacctgtatcatgtgtaaaagTACTTTTTGGGTCAACAAAGGTTGGTGAGTGAATCTCCTTGTTAATAGGAAAACAATATGTTTAATTTGTTTATTGAGAAAGCATGCATTAACCAATGTAAGTAATTATGTTGTATGTCATATGTCAAACCTCAATAACAATCTCAAACAATAATCAAATCAACTCTATGCAAATGTGCACGGTATTATGGTGTGCTGCTAGATCTAAGCTTAATCAAACGGAGCTGACCTCATATGTTGGCAACGTCAAGTTCCGCTCATAGGTAATGGGGAACAGATGAGCCTATGATGATGTAATGTCCAAAATGAATGTAATGCACCAActgacaatcaaacaatcaacacataacacataaactTCACAAGATGGTAATTGCACGTATTTAAATTATGTAAATGTAATAACGTAATGTGACACATGATATACACCCCAAAACTTGTAAAGAAAAGGGGGGAATTGAAAGTTCCACTCACAATGTTTGCGTTTGCGATTCCTTGTATAACTAAGCGCACAAATGAGATTAGGAAACTTGAAGCGGTGGGAGTTATCCTATAATATGAAATACGAGACACCATAAACGATCTAGTTATTATTTGTaggttaataaaaaaaaatcctatCATTTATTGTTTAAACTTTATTTAACtaaattattaattaaatgaGTTAAATAAGTCTAAATCTTAAGTTATATTAATGTAACAACCGTCTAATTTTCTATTTGAATTTAATAAAAGTTGCAAGATTTTACATAAAAAGTGCACTACTTCATAATAAACACAAGTCAAAGTTTGAGGGTAACTACATACTAGTTATCTACCAACTAGTTTAGATATCCATGGCGTGATTAGTAATTTGTTTAcatcaaaaacattgtctaaacaTAAGATAAATTAACGCGGAAGCTTGCAactttgtgttcggttcttcaaaacatgcttgatcgccatccgaaAAGTCCCCCTTTGTCACCTAAGGTCAAAGCCACTTAAAGtgttagttttgacatttatATAGGGTCTATAAACAAGTTCCTGCATCaaattatgaaaaataaaataaaatttgaaatctgctccgtcgcgtgtcgcgacagttCTTCGCGTGGTGCGACGGCTCTCGCGTGTCGCGCCGGATCTAAGTGATCCTGTCGCGTGGCACGGGGGATACCGTTTTCCAGCAGATGCAGGTTTTTGACCTACATTTCGTGCCAGCTCTGGAAATTCAGTTTTTTCGACTTCAATTGACCATAACTTTGGATCCGtaggtccgttttaggtgattctttttcctacacgacTGTAATTTAATTACCGACGCGTCTATAAAGATTACCATACCGAAAAATTGGTTTACGGACCGAACGACTAAAAATCACTATgcatttattcgacccattctaGTCACTCTCATTTTGCTACCTTTTTAATAGTAAACATAAGGCGCTTTTTACCCAACTTCCGGGGCTTACTATCACCGGCACTTCATTACCATTGTTATGGCTTCATGCTCTTGTGATTGTTACCGCCTATGCTAGCTATTAAATAACTCTAACACCACTTATTAcaccattattcgacccgtttggctcatttacGGAATCCTCCAttatgatgactaccaaacgaCTTCTAACCGATTCTTAACCTATTATTTCAAGTAACGAACATTGTCGCTTCAATCAACACAACCTTTATTCTACAACGCAACTATACATATTCTAGTTATCAAATTACTCAATGTAATGAATCAAGTTACTTACCTTCAAAGCGCACCCTTCAATCGTGCGTCaacaccggcttgtccgctcgatGCTCCCgcttcctttcctatagagttcaatcacatTACATTTAGAACTCTTTGTTTCACATGTAACGCATAGTTTACCATTTAGTAAAATTTATGCGTTTTTGTTTATATCTCAACAATTGGCCTTCTATTCGGCATTTTCATAAACACTTTAAGGGCAGGATTTTATACCTTTTATATTCAAGTTCATGGCTTGTTACTTAGCCAAAATTAACATCAATTGAGCTATCACATATAAAATTAAACATCAATATTTCAGAAATCACTTTCTATGAACCATATTACACTAGAATAACACTCAAAACCCTAGTGTTTATTAGTTTCTCACAAAACCCATGAATCACCTTCAATGTGTTCATGAAATTCTCAGAAATTAGACATGATTTCACATATCGTTGTcaagggtttactcctagacactatatcgtTCCTATTCTATCCATATAACAATCATGCATCATCAGATTTCGAATTCcccaaattcatgagaatttcaagtagagattttgtatcaaatttcacataccttatgaccccTTTGCAATGGAGATCACTACTCTTAGCTTGGATTTTGTTTTGGAACAGATTTCAACCTTCAATCTATGAGATTTGTGGTAGTTATGGTTTTGAAGAACCCTTGTCGCCCCCCCTTGTCTGGTTCGATCTCagcacacacacacaagtgtgttttgagttttaagttttgttttattaatattagtttcgatttaaacacttttggcccctcaactatcatttactttttatttttagagTTTTAACCCATTTATAAGTCACTACAAGACTTTTACCTAACTAGGTTATTTTAATCCTAGTTAGTTCACTTGTTTATTTACCAAcattatatttaaaataaatgatttacattttcggggtgttacaagtccaccccccttgaaaagggtttcgtcctcgaaaccggaaatacgtaccaaataatgccGGGTAGAGACGCCACATCTCCTCTTCAGACTCCCATGTAGTGTCCGAACCCTTCCTATGCTCCCATTTGATCTTGACTTGATCAATTCTCTTATTTCGCAATTCTTTAACCTTTCGATCTAGAATCTCTAATGGCTTTACTGCGTAGTTGAGGCTATTATCCACTTCGATAGCATCATGATGGATGTAAGTTGTTTCCTCCGCTAGACCTTTTCGCAACTGTGATACATGAAACGTGCCATGTATTCCACTTAACTCTTCCGGTAGCTCAAGGCGATAAGCTACCTTGCCAACCCGTtcaatgattctaaatggcccgATAAACCTCGGGCTTAGTTTCCTTCTCTTTCTGAACCTGATaacgcccttccatggggaaacctttaacataaccaTGTCGCCTATCTGAAATTCATTCGGTCTTCGCCTTTTATCGGCATAAGACTTTTGCCTACTTGGGCTGCTTTCAAATGGGTTCGTACCACATCAATTTTCTCATTAGTGGCTGAATTATGTCTTTATGGGCCAATTCACGcggacccacttcaccccaacacaccggggttttgcacttcctaccatatagcaTCTCGTAAGGTGCCATGCCGATGCTcgaatggtaactattgttatacgaaAATTTGGCCAAAGGTAGATAAACATCCCAACTTCCGCCGAAGTCGATGATACATGCCCGTAACATATCCTCTAGcgtctgtattgttctttcactctgcccatccgtctgaggactGTAGACGGTGCTAATGAGAAGTTTcgttcccatttgttcttgaaaatctcaccaaaagtttgaagtaaaccgggtatctctatCCGACACAATGGATACCGGTACTCCGTGACGTGCCACTATTTCGTTTGTATATACCTCGGACATCTTTTCCAAAGTATATGTCTGGCGTATATGAATAAAATGAGCACTCTTCGTCAATCTATCCACAATCACCAATATAGCATCGAATCCCCGAATTGTTTTAGGTAgcttggtcaataggtccatggtgatatgttcccatttccaaaccgggatctcCAATGGTTGCAGTTTTCTAtatggtttctggtgttctgcttttACTTGCAAACAAGTCAAGCATTTCTCCACGTATTTTACTACATccctcttcattccgggccaccaatagttttgtttcagatcgttgtacatcttggtcgcacccggatgaatagaatatcgggatttatgagcttcatcgagTAGAAGCGTCTTAACCACACAAGaatttggaacccatattcttccggatcgagtcttcaaccTCCTTCCATCCGACAAATCTTTTAACTGACCAATTATTCTTTCCTTCTTCCAGTTCTCCTCTTTCACTACCTCTACTTGCGCCTCTCGtatacgttcaagtatacccgaggttACAACAAGCTGCATCGACCTTACTCGTTTTGGGGCATAATCTGATTTTCTGCTCAgggcatccgccaccacatttgCCCTTccgggtggtaatgtatttcacaGTCAAAATCTTTCACCGTTTCTAACCATCGCCTTTGTcacatattcaactccttctgattgaagaagtattttaagctcttgtgatcggtgaatatggtgcactttaccccatataaatagtgcctccatatttttaatgcaaacaccACCGCAGCCAATTTGAGATCATGCGTGGGATATCTCTTTTCATGTATTTTCAGttgcctcgaggcataagctataactttgccccattgcatcaaaacacatccgAGCCCCAAAAGTGAGGCATCCGAATAGACTACCAAGTCTTCGACTCCGTCCGGCAACGTTaataccggagcttgagttaacttcTCTTTTAGCGTTTGGAACGCTCTTTCTTGTTCGATACCCCAAATGAATTTCTCCTCTTTCCGAGTTAACTTAGTTAACGGCGACGCAATCTTAGAGAagtcttgaatgaatctcctgtaatatcccgcaagccctaagaaacttctaatttccgAGGGGTTCTTCGGGGAATTCCACTTTGACACGGCCTCAATCTTTGACGGGTCTACCAATATTCCATCGGCACTTATGATGTGGCCGAGGAaatgcacctctcgtaaccaaaaggcgcaCTTAGAGAATTCCGCATATAACCTTTCTCTTCTGAGTGTGTCTAACACCTCTTGTAAGTGGTGTGCATGTTCTGCTTCACTTTTCGAGTACAccagaatatcatcgataaacatgATTACCGATTTATCCAACatcggcttgcaaacccggttcatgaggtccatgaaagccgcgggtgcatttgtcagCCCGAACGAcatcacgaggaactcgtaatgtccgtatcgcgTGCGAAAAGTCGTCTTCGGtacatcttcctccttgacctttagttggtgataccccgatctaaggtcaatttttgaaaaccagttcgcaccttgtaattggtcgaatAGATCGTCTATTCTCGGAAGCGGGTATCAATTCTTTACCGTGAttttgttcaactcccggtaatcgacACACATTCGCATGcttccgtccttctttttcacaaataataccggtgcaccccaaggagATACGCTCAGCCTTATAAATCCCTTGTCAAGCCAGTCTTGAATTTGTGACATTAattcttgtaattccgacggcgCGAGTCGGTACGGTGCTTTAGCTACGAGTTTCACGCCCGGAaccaattcgattccgaactctacctcccgttcagGTGGTATCCCCGGTAgatcttccggaaatacatcttcGAAGTCACGTACCACCGGTACGTCTCCTATCTTCAGTGACTCTTTCTCGGACTCATTCGCGTATATCATAAACGCCTTACATCCATGCTTCATGAGCTTGCAAGCTTTCAACATCGAGCATATTATAGGGTTACCTCCTTTCTCGCCATAGATGGTGACGTGTTTTCCGCTCGGAGATGTTAGCTTTATCTCCTTACGAAAACACACGACCTTTGCGTGGtgctgagatagccaatccatcccaacaacTACTTGAAACTcccccatcgacatcgggattagatcTATCAAGTATTCCTCATCATCGATGCTTAATTTGCAGCCTCGACAAACATCACAAACTATAAAACTTTTGTtgtcccctatttcaacttctaagggcacagataatttcgtcaatacaaatgaaggatgtcgaataaatccatgtgaaatgaaggatttattcgcacccgtattaAATAATACACGTACAGGAATTGAGTTTATtgcgaatatacctgagaccacatcgggttctgttTTCACTTCAGTTACTGTAAGTTGGAAGGACCTGGCCTTCGCCTTTGGAGCTTCTGTTGGAGATTCTTTAGTGTCTTTCTTTCCGACTAAGTCTGGGCATTCAGACTTTTTATGGCCGGGCTGATAACATTTGTAGCAAACCGAGACTTTACCCGAACATAGAGACGCCGTGTGCCCCGTTTTCCCGCATATGGGGCACGGTTTGTCTTTGAAACGGCACTCACCCTTGTGCCCTTTCCCACACACTTTAcaacttggcgacccgcctttAGCATCCGTCTTTCGCGTTGTTTCTACCATTTTCTCCTTCTTTGcagggcttggattcacatccTGCGCCCTTCGTTCGCCCCTCTCAATCTGCTTCTTCAACTCGATCTCCCGCTCCCGGGCGGTGTTAATGATCTCTGTGAGGGTTTCGTACTTTGATGGAGTCATGAACTCCCGGTATTCAGCGCTCAACATGTTGTAATAATAATATATCTTTTGCTCTTCAATGGTGACTAACTCGTCACAAAACCTCAGCTTATCCATAAAGATGCCCGTGATCTTATCGATTGTTTCACCCTTTTGTCTTAACTGGATGAATTCTTCCTTAATTCTGTTAATAACCGCCTTGGGACTACGGTGTTTAAGGAACGACACCTTAAACTCGTCCCAAGTCATAACCCTTGCCGCTTCGGCTCCTATTCCTTCTTTTTATTGTCCCACCAATCTTTGGCTTGACCCCTCAACTGACCCGTTCCGTAAGCGACAAAGTCACTTACGTCACAATGGGTCCTTTCAAACATTCCTTCGACGTCGCTTAGCCATCTTTGACATATTATCGGGTTGACCTCCCCGTTATAaattggcggtttacacgccatgaatTCCTTATATGAATATCCTTTGCGTTATCCAGATTTCTCTCTTATGAGGTTGACGTTATCTTCTAACCTCTTCACTCGTTCTTCGACTAATGATAACaccgtgttttgaattttgtCTATAAACCCAGATAGACTGCCCTCAATTGCCTTTCCCACCTCTTCGGCAATtaactctttcatttgttcggtgcttgtcGGCACCGGATCATCATCGTTTCTTTCCgtcatcttgaaactgaaatgtttacatcaatCATTAAATATCTCATTTATAACATAGCTTTATTTtcttcggtttagccaagttcgtAACTTGCTTGAACCGTTCACATTTGGTGcgctttccgggtttgagtgtgttaacacgctcttcccatgCACATTAATTCACATCTCATTTCTTACGTAAGATAAGATCTactaaaataattaattaattcttaccggatgatcgatcaagcttgaaccgaacactttgttgacaaccttgagctctgattaccaacttgtaacaaccGTCTAATTTTGTATTTGAATTTAATAAAAGATGCAAGATTTTATAAAAAAGTGCACTACTTCATAATAAACACAAGTCAAAGTTTGAGGGTAACTACATACTAGTTATCTACCAACTAGTTTAGATATCCATGTCGTGACTAGTAATTTGTTTAcatcaaaaacattgtctaaacaTAAGATAAATTAACACGGAAGCTTGCAattttgtgttcggttcttcaaaacatgcttgatcgccatccgaaAAGTCCCCCTTtgtcacctaaggtcaaaaccacttAAAGTGCTAGTTTTGACATTTATATAGGGTGTATAAACAAGTTCCTGCATCaaattatgaaaaataaaataaaatttgaaatctGCTCCGCCGCGTGTCGCGACAgttcttcgcgtggcgcgacggctctcgcgtgtcgcgccagatCTAAGtgatcctgtcgcgtggcgcgggggataCCGTTTTCCAGCAGATGCAGGTTTTGACCTGCATTTCCTGCCAACTCCGGAAATTCAGTTTTTCAACTTCAATTGACCATACCTTTTGATCCGtaggtccgttttaggtgattctttttcctacacgacTATAATTTAATTACCGACGCGTCTATAAAGATTATTATACCGAAAAATTGGTTTACGGACCGAACGACTAAAAATCACTATgcatttattcgacccattctaGTCACACTCATTTTGCTACCTTTTTAATAGTAAACATAAGGCGCTTTTTACCCAACTTCCGGGGCTTATTATCACCGGCACTTCATCACCAATGTTATGGCTTCATGCTCTTGTGATTATTACCACCTATGCTAACTATTTAATAACTCTAACACTACTTATTACACCATTATTCGACCCATTTGGCTCATCTACGGAATCCTCCATTATGATGACTACAAACGACTTCTAACCGATTCTTAACCTATTATTTCAAGTAACGAACATTGTCGCTTCAATCAACACAACCTTTATTCTACAATGCAACTATACATATTCTAGTTATCAAATTACTCAATGTAACgaatcaagttacataccttcaaagcacaCCCTTCAATCGTGTGTCAACACCGGGTTGTCCGCTCGATGCTCCggcttcctttcctatagagttcaatcacatTACATTTAGAACTCTTTGTTTCACATGTAATGCATAGTTTACCATTTAGTAAAATTTATGCGTTTTTGTTTATATCTCAATAATTGGCCTTCTATTCggcattttcacaaacactttaagggcaggATTTTATACCTTTATATTCAAGTTCATGGCTTGTTACTTAGC
This genomic stretch from Helianthus annuus cultivar XRQ/B chromosome 8, HanXRQr2.0-SUNRISE, whole genome shotgun sequence harbors:
- the LOC110870577 gene encoding uncharacterized protein LOC110870577; translation: MVMLKVSPWKGVIRFRKRRKLSPRFIGPFRIIERVGKVAYRLELPEELSGIHGTFHVSQLRKGLAEETTYIHHDAIEVDNSLNYAVKPLEILDRKVKELRNKRIDQVKIKWEHRKGSDTTWESEEEMWRLYPALFGKEAGASSGQAGVDARLKGAL